A section of the Deltaproteobacteria bacterium genome encodes:
- a CDS encoding prolipoprotein diacylglyceryl transferase, which yields FSHQLRHPSQLYEAFFEGIVLFIILWSIRKKSPFDGFLFALYLIGYGLVRFIIEFYREPDTQLGLIWGIFSMGQMLCMLMMLAGAGVYLFNWKQKKKTT from the coding sequence CTTCAGCCATCAGCTCCGCCATCCTTCTCAGCTTTACGAGGCCTTTTTTGAGGGAATCGTCCTTTTCATTATCCTCTGGAGCATCAGGAAAAAAAGTCCTTTTGACGGGTTTCTCTTTGCCCTGTATCTCATCGGTTATGGCCTCGTTCGCTTCATCATCGAGTTTTACCGGGAGCCGGATACACAACTGGGCCTGATATGGGGAATATTCAGTATGGGTCAGATGCTCTGTATGCTGATGATGCTCGCAGGCGCAGGTGTTTATCTGTTTAACTGGAAGCAAAAGAAAAAGACGACGTAA